A region of Conger conger unplaced genomic scaffold, fConCon1.1 SCAFFOLD_164, whole genome shotgun sequence DNA encodes the following proteins:
- the LOC133119537 gene encoding bcl2-associated agonist of cell death-like, whose protein sequence is MILPTYYSSLRSRNVSLGHILTFSPLHPVSLDQENDSDQSDTLSGTESDLGHAHSLPPVPGGKRGRVRVLSESEALSVARGAEPEFQGAGSQDAPFRGRSQSAPAALWAAKRYGRQLRRMSDEFDTWLDRGGQEVKRGRAGAVKASSSWFSFLWPPRETEDELHGNGVLTESEAPH, encoded by the exons ATGATCCTGCCGACTTATTATTCGTCTCTTCGCTCAAGAA ACGTCTCCCTGGggcacatcctcaccttctcgCCCCTGCACCCCGTGTCCTTAGACCAGGAGAACGACTCTGACCAATCAGACACTCTGTCTGGGACAGAGTCCGATCTTGGCCACGCCCACAGCTTGCCGCCAG TCCCAGGGGGGAAGCGGGGGCGTGTCCGGGTGCTGTCCGAATCGGAGGCGTTGTCTGTGGCCCGGGGGGCGGAGCCAGAGTTCCAGGGGGCGGGGTCGCAGGACGCGCCGTTTCGGGGGCGGTCCCAGTCGGCCCCCGCTGCATTGTGGGCCGCCAAGCGCTACGGCCGCCAGCTCCGCCGCATGAGCGACGAGTTCGACACCTGGCTGGAccggggggggcag gAGGTAAAGCGTGGGCGTGCTGGGGCAGTGAAGGCCTCCAGCAGTTGGTTCTCCTTCCTGTGGCCCCCCCGGGAGACGGAGGACGAGCTCCATGGCAACGGCGTGCTGACCGAGAGCGAGGCCCCACACTGA